From Mucilaginibacter rubeus, a single genomic window includes:
- a CDS encoding sensor histidine kinase produces MATLTATPQQLISANPQIAAFGNPDNFIEPVFPGQILNQYAFLVDISERVHTREMAITNVLATAGIGMWTYGIYSKKFHLCPVASSFLGMKGSSTFGLGVLMQKLVQWNQKHVLDTAKTACRMQQEFEAELHINTANGCYGRWLKITGKLYCSDGLAMKMMGTLTDITAAKQEELRKNDLMAFLNHELRTPLSTIKLYIQNTARVARMENNKSLEDKMLKADQQTVSMTQLINNFLTLSQVQDAKLSLQKSHFDLSELLEDVTTDMMVLYPDRKFKVKEAKEIWVTADYDKLVQVLVNYANNAVKFSPVKSVITLGCQMVSGEAIVTVQDKGRGIKEADQKLLFCRYSRIHHEKTGGAKGYGLGLYLSREIVESHGGAVGVNSEYGKGATFYFKLPVK; encoded by the coding sequence ATGGCAACATTAACCGCAACCCCACAACAATTAATTAGTGCTAATCCGCAGATAGCTGCATTTGGTAATCCTGATAATTTTATTGAACCGGTTTTCCCGGGGCAGATATTAAACCAATATGCTTTTTTGGTTGATATATCAGAAAGGGTGCACACCCGCGAAATGGCCATCACCAACGTATTGGCCACCGCCGGAATAGGGATGTGGACTTATGGGATATACAGTAAAAAGTTTCATTTATGCCCGGTTGCAAGTAGCTTTTTAGGCATGAAAGGCAGCAGCACTTTTGGTTTAGGTGTGTTGATGCAAAAACTGGTGCAGTGGAACCAGAAGCATGTTTTAGATACTGCTAAAACAGCCTGCCGCATGCAGCAGGAATTTGAAGCCGAATTGCACATCAACACTGCCAATGGTTGCTACGGCCGTTGGCTCAAAATAACAGGAAAGCTTTATTGTAGTGATGGCCTGGCTATGAAAATGATGGGCACCCTGACGGATATTACCGCTGCCAAGCAGGAGGAACTCCGTAAAAATGATCTGATGGCATTCCTAAACCATGAGCTTCGTACACCGCTAAGTACTATTAAATTATACATTCAAAATACCGCCCGCGTTGCGCGGATGGAAAACAACAAATCGTTGGAAGATAAAATGCTCAAGGCAGATCAGCAAACCGTGAGCATGACCCAACTGATCAATAACTTTTTAACATTGTCGCAGGTGCAGGATGCGAAGCTTAGTTTACAAAAAAGCCATTTTGATTTGAGCGAACTGCTTGAGGATGTAACAACTGATATGATGGTGCTTTATCCCGACCGGAAATTCAAGGTAAAAGAAGCAAAGGAAATTTGGGTTACTGCCGATTATGATAAACTGGTACAGGTGCTCGTAAATTATGCGAACAACGCGGTTAAGTTTTCGCCGGTAAAGAGTGTAATTACCCTGGGCTGTCAAATGGTTAGCGGTGAGGCTATCGTAACCGTACAGGATAAGGGCCGTGGAATAAAAGAAGCCGATCAAAAGTTGCTGTTTTGCCGCTATTCGCGTATTCATCATGAAAAAACTGGCGGTGCAAAAGGGTATGGCTTAGGCTTATACCTCTCGCGTGAGATTGTTGAAAGCCATGGCGGAGCGGTAGGGGTGAACAGTGAATATGGCAAAGGGGCAACATTTTATTTTAAGTTGCCGGTTAAGTAG
- a CDS encoding glycosyl hydrolase, which translates to MQNVYKRAILTLLVVNAIGFGARCFAQARSPKTDPLYSGFKTTPDSVQTSVYWYWISGNVSKEGVVKDLESMKKVGINRAFIGNVGLDEIPYGKVKMFSDEWWDIMHTALKTATKLKIDIGIFNGPGWSQSGGPWVKPEQSMRYLTSSSITVKGPVSLDKKLDQPQKQFQDVKVIAFPAPVGYGEQMVSSFISSLPVDAHANNLMDGNENTVYTIPNDPKPTVTIDATSPYTARSFVFYPSHKELRFEGDIQARDASGSYQTIKHFVVDRSNTNLNVGFSPFSPATISIPATTSQSFRIVFSNGSQGSDIAELKISSSPNVENYAEKTLAKMFQTPLPYWKEYQWKPQPAVDDQQYVIDPRKVIDISKYMQADGTLKWDVPADNWIIMRTGMTPTQVTNAPAPPEGRGLEIDKMSKKHIASHFDAFLGQIIKRIPAADRKSFKVAVEDSYETGSQNWTDDMLKNFKVKYGYDALPYLPVLNGSVVGSQDQSDRFLWDLRRFVADRVAYDYVGGLRDASHKHGLTTWLENYGHWGFPGEFLQYGGQSDEIGGEFWSEGDLGNIENRAASSSAHIYGKTKVSAESFTCAGGPFSRYPAMMKQRGDRFFTEGINNTLLHVYVTQPADNRLPGANAWFGNEFNRNNTWFYDMDMFTSYIKRCNYMLRQGNYVADVAYFIGEDAPKMTGVRDPELPQGYSFDYINAEVLNGRAKVVNGKLVLPGGMSYKLLVLPKLSTMRPELLKTITKLVNDGLAVLGPKPERSPSLQNYGAADAEIKKMASALWGNIDSVSVKTHQYGKGIVINGMDTQQALDLLKVAPDCKFNTVGQALFIHRKLNDGDVYFVSNQTGQDIDINAAFRVQGKAPELWDATTGNSRNLPEYKQEGAITTVPVKLAAYQSAFVIFRKPSAANLSKGENFPDQQVLVDVNTPWQVTFDPKRWGPANPVTFDKLIDWTLRPEDDIKYYSGPAVYHNTFNIAQIEKGKRLLLDLGQVKAMAKVKVNGIAVGGVWTAPYQLDVTRALKQGSNTVDIEVVNTWVNRLIGDSKLQPNERHTWTTVNPYKPESQLEASGLTGPVTVRAVVY; encoded by the coding sequence ATGCAAAATGTCTACAAAAGGGCCATCCTAACATTGCTTGTGGTCAACGCAATTGGTTTTGGTGCCCGATGCTTCGCCCAAGCCAGATCACCTAAAACCGATCCACTTTACAGTGGGTTTAAAACCACGCCCGATTCCGTGCAAACCAGTGTGTACTGGTATTGGATCTCCGGGAATGTATCAAAGGAAGGCGTGGTTAAAGACCTTGAATCGATGAAAAAGGTTGGCATTAACCGGGCTTTTATCGGTAACGTTGGCCTGGATGAAATCCCTTATGGCAAGGTGAAAATGTTTTCGGACGAATGGTGGGACATTATGCATACAGCGCTTAAAACCGCTACTAAACTCAAAATAGATATCGGTATTTTCAATGGTCCGGGTTGGAGCCAGTCTGGTGGGCCATGGGTTAAGCCGGAGCAGTCTATGAGGTATCTGACTTCGTCAAGTATCACAGTTAAGGGGCCTGTGAGCCTCGATAAAAAACTGGATCAACCCCAAAAACAATTTCAGGATGTAAAAGTGATCGCTTTTCCTGCCCCTGTGGGCTACGGCGAGCAGATGGTAAGTTCATTTATCAGTTCCTTACCTGTCGATGCGCACGCTAACAACCTGATGGATGGCAACGAAAATACGGTGTATACTATCCCAAATGATCCGAAGCCTACGGTGACTATTGATGCCACCTCACCTTATACGGCACGCAGTTTTGTTTTTTATCCTTCACACAAGGAACTGAGGTTTGAGGGCGATATCCAGGCCCGCGATGCTTCCGGGAGCTATCAAACCATTAAGCACTTTGTGGTTGACAGGAGCAATACTAATTTAAATGTGGGTTTTAGCCCTTTTTCGCCTGCCACGATATCTATTCCGGCAACAACAAGCCAAAGCTTCAGGATCGTGTTCAGTAACGGCTCGCAGGGCAGCGATATAGCCGAGCTTAAAATTTCGTCATCGCCCAACGTAGAAAATTATGCCGAAAAGACCCTGGCAAAAATGTTCCAGACACCGCTTCCGTACTGGAAAGAATATCAATGGAAACCGCAGCCGGCGGTTGATGATCAGCAATATGTGATCGATCCGCGAAAGGTTATTGATATCTCAAAATATATGCAGGCTGATGGTACCCTGAAGTGGGACGTACCAGCCGACAACTGGATCATCATGCGCACCGGAATGACACCGACGCAGGTTACCAATGCCCCCGCACCGCCCGAAGGTCGCGGGCTCGAGATCGATAAGATGAGCAAAAAGCATATCGCCTCGCATTTTGATGCTTTCCTGGGTCAAATTATAAAGCGTATCCCCGCGGCCGATCGCAAAAGCTTTAAAGTAGCTGTTGAAGATAGCTATGAAACCGGTAGCCAGAACTGGACGGATGATATGCTCAAAAACTTTAAGGTTAAATATGGCTACGATGCTTTGCCTTACCTGCCGGTACTTAACGGCAGTGTAGTAGGCAGCCAGGATCAAAGTGACAGGTTTTTATGGGACCTGCGCCGTTTTGTTGCTGATAGGGTAGCTTATGATTACGTTGGTGGGTTGAGGGATGCCAGTCATAAACACGGGCTTACCACCTGGCTGGAAAATTATGGACATTGGGGATTTCCCGGCGAGTTTTTGCAGTACGGTGGCCAATCGGATGAGATAGGTGGTGAGTTTTGGAGCGAGGGCGATCTGGGTAATATTGAAAACCGGGCGGCTTCATCGTCGGCACATATTTATGGTAAAACCAAGGTTTCTGCCGAATCATTTACCTGTGCAGGAGGCCCGTTTTCGCGTTATCCGGCTATGATGAAACAACGTGGCGACCGCTTTTTTACCGAGGGGATCAATAACACCCTGCTGCATGTGTATGTAACACAGCCTGCCGATAACAGGTTGCCCGGAGCTAATGCCTGGTTTGGTAACGAGTTTAACCGCAACAATACTTGGTTTTACGATATGGATATGTTTACCAGCTATATCAAGCGCTGTAATTATATGCTAAGGCAGGGCAATTATGTGGCCGATGTGGCTTATTTTATAGGTGAAGATGCACCAAAGATGACCGGTGTACGTGATCCGGAATTGCCGCAGGGTTACTCATTCGATTATATTAATGCCGAGGTGTTGAATGGCCGTGCAAAAGTTGTGAACGGCAAACTGGTATTGCCCGGCGGCATGAGTTATAAGCTTTTAGTATTACCTAAACTCTCAACCATGCGACCTGAATTGCTGAAAACTATCACCAAGCTGGTTAACGATGGTTTGGCCGTATTAGGCCCAAAGCCCGAGCGCTCACCAAGTTTGCAAAACTACGGTGCGGCCGATGCTGAGATCAAAAAAATGGCTTCAGCGCTTTGGGGCAATATCGATAGCGTTTCGGTAAAAACACATCAGTATGGTAAGGGGATAGTAATAAACGGTATGGATACACAACAGGCGCTTGATCTGCTTAAAGTTGCTCCTGATTGTAAGTTTAATACCGTTGGTCAGGCTTTATTTATCCATCGTAAACTGAATGATGGTGATGTGTATTTTGTATCCAACCAAACAGGCCAGGATATTGACATCAATGCCGCTTTCCGGGTGCAGGGAAAAGCTCCTGAACTTTGGGATGCTACAACAGGCAACAGCCGTAACCTGCCCGAGTATAAACAGGAGGGAGCTATTACAACCGTTCCCGTAAAATTAGCAGCTTATCAAAGCGCATTTGTAATTTTCAGGAAGCCATCCGCCGCCAATTTATCTAAAGGAGAAAACTTCCCCGATCAACAGGTTTTGGTCGACGTAAATACCCCATGGCAGGTTACCTTTGATCCGAAAAGATGGGGGCCTGCAAACCCTGTTACTTTTGATAAATTAATAGACTGGACATTAAGGCCGGAGGATGATATCAAATACTATTCGGGTCCGGCGGTTTATCATAACACGTTTAATATAGCCCAGATAGAAAAAGGTAAACGCCTGCTGCTTGATCTGGGCCAGGTAAAAGCAATGGCTAAAGTAAAAGTGAACGGCATAGCGGTAGGTGGCGTTTGGACAGCACCTTATCAGCTTGATGTAACCAGGGCACTGAAGCAAGGCAGTAACACCGTAGATATTGAAGTAGTAAACACCTGGGTTAACCGCTTAATTGGTGATAGTAAGCTGCAGCCTAATGAACGTCACACCTGGACAACCGTTAATCCTTACAAGCCCGAAAGCCAGCTTGAAGCTTCGGGGCTGACAGGTCCGGTTACTGTTAGGGCGGTGGTTTATTGA
- a CDS encoding Na+/H+ antiporter has product MENYTIVILILAIMIGLSAIADNIKLPYPILLIVAGIAVGFIPSIPDIELNPEIVFLIFLPPLLYDAAFNISYQTFKTNINTIGTLAISLVFITASGIAVVAHFMIPGMTWPLAFVLGAILSATDAVAAMSITKGLGISHNTNTILEGESLVNDASALVAYRFAVAAVTGAAFIFWKATLEFFILMAGGFVAGLVIGKILAFIIKRVHKNDMVTVSFLLLMPFVTYLVAEHFHVSGVIAVVVLGLSIARFSAKVFPEKLKQQSKSIWDIIIFLLNGLIFIFIGLQFPYVIKNIPKAQIWPYVGYSFLITVVALILRMVRVFLQKVNLQNAFKKGKHKITIDALLDFKSSLIISWSGMRGIVSLAIAIGLPVTLADGSPFPERNAIIFISVVVVLFTLIGQGLTLPWIVKRLTDE; this is encoded by the coding sequence ATGGAAAACTACACCATAGTTATATTGATCCTCGCTATCATGATCGGCTTATCGGCTATTGCCGATAATATAAAATTGCCCTATCCTATTTTACTCATTGTAGCCGGGATAGCGGTGGGCTTTATTCCGTCTATCCCGGATATTGAGCTTAACCCCGAAATTGTTTTCCTGATTTTTTTACCTCCCTTATTGTACGACGCGGCTTTTAACATATCCTATCAAACGTTTAAAACCAATATCAATACCATAGGTACGCTGGCTATTTCGTTGGTATTTATCACGGCTTCCGGCATTGCAGTGGTAGCGCACTTCATGATACCCGGTATGACCTGGCCGCTGGCTTTTGTATTGGGTGCTATTCTTTCGGCTACAGACGCCGTTGCTGCCATGAGTATCACCAAAGGGCTCGGAATATCGCACAATACCAACACCATTTTGGAGGGTGAAAGCCTGGTGAATGATGCCTCCGCGCTGGTAGCTTACCGCTTTGCAGTTGCCGCCGTAACAGGCGCAGCGTTTATATTCTGGAAAGCGACTTTGGAGTTTTTTATATTGATGGCCGGTGGCTTTGTTGCTGGACTGGTCATAGGAAAAATATTGGCATTCATCATTAAACGGGTACATAAAAATGATATGGTGACAGTTAGCTTTTTGTTGCTGATGCCATTTGTAACCTACCTTGTGGCCGAGCACTTCCATGTTTCGGGAGTTATAGCGGTAGTGGTTTTGGGACTGAGTATTGCCCGTTTCAGCGCTAAGGTTTTCCCCGAAAAATTGAAACAGCAGTCCAAATCAATCTGGGATATCATCATCTTTTTGCTGAATGGGTTGATCTTTATTTTCATTGGCCTGCAATTCCCTTATGTGATCAAAAACATCCCAAAAGCGCAGATATGGCCGTACGTGGGTTACTCTTTCCTGATTACTGTTGTTGCCCTGATATTACGAATGGTACGTGTTTTTCTTCAAAAAGTAAATCTGCAAAATGCTTTCAAAAAGGGAAAGCATAAAATAACCATAGATGCCTTGCTTGATTTTAAAAGCAGTTTGATCATTAGCTGGTCGGGCATGAGAGGAATTGTATCATTGGCTATTGCCATTGGATTGCCGGTTACTCTGGCTGATGGCAGTCCATTCCCCGAGCGCAATGCCATTATATTTATCTCGGTTGTGGTAGTGTTGTTTACCCTGATTGGCCAGGGCCTTACCTTACCGTGGATTGTAAAACGGCTTACTGATGAATAG
- a CDS encoding response regulator: MRSASSVMANKKFAYLILASFVAGTILLLVIQYNFSQNMQSMRKGNESLLRELHTSNHLREVDRDLLGVEARIRAAIATDDISHLEGVDAKIKAVKDYLDSLRGGNHNPTVKQYLDRLNILADEKVRIKNDLLKHYYKTGNMNDTSFIANPGARRISNEITEVTHKIYDNRQKMMDELSVDVIDNSARARMYGNMLMIFMFVSGGTLCWFIVNQFRQQNRLINRLNESEKTAREALLIKENFLANMSHEIRTPLNSILGFTNLLKRRKIDPDAGEFVGSIQKAGENLLAIINDILDLSKIEAGMMRIVQSPFSVRGLIDSIETLFNERIREKGLTFSSKIASDVPDTLVGDATRLTQILVNLIGNALKFSEHGCIRVEVYSKQTAGKTIKLGIRVADDGIGIHKDKLASIFERFNQAEDSITRSYGGTGLGLSIVKDLVVLQLGEIEVSSEPGKGTEFNFYIPYIIADDQVTAHIDEEALGSEVKVNHDLNILVVDDNIMNQSLMKHMLTQWDAAFDVVSNGEEAISKLQSETYNVVLMDIQMPKMDGYTATYHIRNELKLDVPIIAMTAHAMAGEREKCLSHGMNEYIAKPVNDDDLFKLILKFVPGASRQEQATAINEYDYPFIDLNYMKDISKGNIDYEKLVTSQFIELTLADVSTLKNMFSAEDFEGLKATAHNMKTTVAIMGLLPALEADLDELEQATIADTETLRLINDITAVCLNAIDDAKRFYSTLV, translated from the coding sequence ATGCGTTCAGCGTCATCAGTAATGGCTAATAAAAAGTTTGCTTACCTTATACTGGCATCATTTGTTGCAGGTACAATTTTGTTGCTGGTTATTCAATATAATTTTTCGCAGAATATGCAGTCGATGCGTAAGGGTAACGAGAGCCTGTTGCGCGAGCTGCATACCAGTAACCACCTGCGTGAAGTTGACCGCGATTTGCTGGGCGTTGAAGCCCGGATTAGGGCTGCCATAGCTACCGATGATATATCGCACCTTGAGGGGGTTGACGCCAAGATCAAAGCGGTTAAAGATTACCTGGACTCGCTTCGTGGAGGAAACCATAATCCTACGGTTAAGCAGTACCTTGATAGGTTGAATATTTTAGCTGATGAAAAAGTCAGGATTAAAAACGACTTGCTGAAACACTACTATAAAACCGGTAATATGAACGATACCAGTTTTATAGCTAATCCGGGCGCACGCCGTATCTCCAATGAAATCACTGAAGTAACGCATAAGATCTACGACAATCGTCAAAAAATGATGGATGAGCTAAGTGTGGACGTTATTGATAACAGTGCCCGGGCCAGGATGTACGGCAATATGCTGATGATATTCATGTTTGTAAGCGGTGGTACCTTATGCTGGTTTATAGTTAACCAGTTCAGGCAGCAAAACAGGCTGATCAACCGGCTTAACGAATCGGAAAAAACCGCGCGGGAGGCATTGCTGATCAAAGAGAACTTTCTGGCCAATATGAGCCACGAGATCCGCACGCCGCTTAATTCTATACTGGGTTTTACCAATCTGCTAAAACGTCGTAAAATTGATCCGGACGCAGGTGAGTTTGTAGGTTCGATCCAAAAGGCTGGTGAGAACCTGCTGGCTATTATTAATGATATTCTCGATCTGTCGAAGATTGAGGCAGGGATGATGCGGATAGTGCAATCGCCATTCAGTGTGCGCGGTTTGATAGACTCTATCGAAACTTTGTTTAACGAACGCATCAGGGAAAAAGGTCTCACTTTTAGCAGCAAAATTGCTTCAGATGTGCCTGATACCCTTGTTGGCGATGCTACACGTTTAACACAAATTCTTGTAAACCTGATTGGTAATGCCCTGAAATTTAGCGAGCATGGTTGTATCAGAGTTGAGGTTTATAGTAAACAAACAGCGGGTAAAACCATAAAGCTGGGTATCCGTGTGGCTGATGATGGCATAGGTATTCATAAGGATAAACTGGCCTCCATATTTGAGCGCTTTAACCAGGCCGAAGATTCAATTACACGCAGTTATGGGGGCACAGGCCTTGGTCTCTCAATTGTTAAAGACCTTGTGGTTTTGCAACTTGGCGAAATAGAAGTTTCAAGTGAGCCCGGAAAAGGCACCGAGTTTAATTTTTATATCCCGTACATTATTGCCGACGACCAGGTTACCGCGCACATTGATGAAGAAGCGTTAGGTTCGGAAGTAAAAGTAAACCACGACTTAAATATTTTGGTGGTTGATGATAATATTATGAACCAAAGTTTGATGAAGCATATGCTTACCCAGTGGGATGCTGCGTTTGATGTGGTATCAAACGGCGAGGAAGCGATTAGCAAACTGCAATCAGAAACTTATAATGTGGTACTCATGGATATCCAGATGCCAAAGATGGATGGTTATACTGCAACTTATCACATTCGCAATGAGCTGAAACTGGATGTACCGATTATTGCGATGACAGCCCACGCTATGGCCGGTGAACGTGAAAAATGCCTGAGCCACGGTATGAACGAATACATTGCCAAGCCTGTAAATGATGATGATCTGTTTAAGCTCATCTTAAAGTTTGTGCCCGGCGCATCGCGGCAGGAGCAGGCTACGGCAATAAATGAATACGATTATCCATTTATTGATCTCAATTATATGAAAGATATCAGTAAAGGGAATATCGACTATGAAAAACTGGTAACGTCGCAATTTATTGAACTTACCTTAGCTGATGTAAGCACGCTCAAAAATATGTTCAGTGCGGAAGATTTTGAAGGTTTGAAAGCCACTGCGCATAATATGAAAACCACGGTAGCCATTATGGGCTTGCTTCCAGCTTTAGAAGCTGATTTAGACGAGCTTGAGCAGGCGACCATAGCTGATACCGAAACTTTAAGGCTCATTAATGATATTACCGCGGTATGCCTTAATGCTATTGATGATGCCAAGCGTTTTTATAGTACGCTGGTTTAA